The Dreissena polymorpha isolate Duluth1 chromosome 8, UMN_Dpol_1.0, whole genome shotgun sequence genome includes the window AGTTATTGACACAGATTCCACGTACAGTATCCAAGCTGTCGGTTCCATGGAAGAGGTGGCGTTTATTGAGAGGTTTACTGTCCCCAAGTCGCCGCTGGTTGTTCAACATGATCTTCTCGTGACTGAAATGAATCCCGTTGTTAGTTACAGTAAGGCTTACGCTGTTGTATGACAATTTTTGAGGCAAGCTAAATTATATTTCCTGGCTATGCGGTTGTGGACGAGTCTTAAAACATAAACCAAAAATGTCTCACGACGCGATAGCACTGCTAAATACTAAAgtcttcatagcaaaaattatgTTATATCATCGCAACAAAAGAACGAAGGAGAAAGGAAACTATGAGAACGATTGGTATCTTAAAAATTGAGTGATGTTTCAAAGCATCTACAGTAGCGAGATACTTAACGTGTTGCAGAATGTGAACATTTGCGTTCTATTATCAGACATGCGGAACACAAAAGAAAAATTACGCATTCCAGATGTACATGTGTCAATCGTGAATGTACCATCGATTGAAAATGCTTCTGTTACATATTTCATATCCGTATTGTTCTCATTTAGATCTTCGAGAACGTGTTATGTAACACTTCTGATAAAGGAACTTGTATTGTACGCAGATAAAACATAGTCCTAGGCATCTATAGAATTGGTAAGTAGGTTTACGTTATGTTGTTTAAAGCTTCACAATTATAAAATGACTTTAACTTGGAGcatcattataatatattttttaaattgataccCCTAAAAACCTTCTTTATATAGATACCACAAATAAAGACTACCGTTACATAAACTGTGTTATTGTTTCTGGCTGGTTTAGCTTGAATCAGTAAACAGGTTCAAACAAAAACCTCCGTCAGTAATTCGGTATCGCCTAACATTTCTTAAAAGCCAGTTCCACAATCATGATAAACTGATGCATCTAGATAGGCTAATCGGGTTTAATATTAACAGGAAGTGTGTTGCATTTAGTCTTATTTGTTATGGGCTACCCATTAATAACGTTATGCGCTTGTCTTTTCTCATGTTCTCGCATTCAAActtgtatataaataaaactaACAATTCTTCTTACAATTATAGTTACTATAAGATAATGGAACATTATTAATTTACTTTGAACTAAAAAGTATTGAAATCGATTTGCAAATATTCTCTACATCGAACACTAATAAAATGGAAACTAATTTTTAAATTGTGTGGGTTTGTCCTagcttttaatgtttcaaatttTCTTAGCTTATTAAAATATGGTGTATTTAAGCTTACTTGCAAAATGCGGACAATAAAGCATGATTCTGTATCCGGAATACAGCTGTAAGAGTAAATTTATCACGGCTTGCGGTTTTGAAAAAGTTCGTTGACACCTGAAAAAAAGTAAATCTCGCTCAATGGTATAGTCTTTACACACGTAAAATTGGAACCTGACAAGAACAGAGCCATTTCATGTATCATTATGATAAGCCTCCATGTCAGAAAAGCTCGTTTTGACTGCGCAGCCATAAATGGTTCGTATATTACCTTCATGGATATTATATGgtttttaaacaacaaacatgTTAATTTCTTAACTGTATTACTTTCGACTAAAGGAATGGTTGTAAATTGTAATTTTGCATTGTCTGTAAACATGCATTTTGAGCTGACAATAATGATGTACCATGTATTATGTGTTCTGATGATAACAAAGTTAAATGCATAGAATGGGCGTTGTTcttgtaaaataaatgtacacGTTTACTTGTTATACCAATTTGCGGTGGATATTTGAATATGAGAGGTGATGACgtgcatttaaaattaataagttTGCTCTATTTTACTTGCCTCTAAATCTAAGTTAATCAGTACTACATGGAAATCGGACATTTTGTCCGGTCGATGATCGGTATAGAGGGAGTTCACTAATTTGGCTTAATTATATGCCGCTAATGCAAACACATTTTAATATCACAACTTGATTCTTAAACGGGCACACCATTTTAATGAAGTACTTTATTCTTAAAATCATTTTCACCAGCATTCACTTTACATCACCTTCTTGAATTCTGTTTCCATGTGTGACAGCTGAATAAGTTCAAATGGATGAGCCACATCCCAAGGCACCCAGGAAGGAGGAAGCGCAATGTCAATCACTTGGGGAGGCGCTAGACAGGGTGGTCTGAAACACCCGACTAACATAATAATACAACTCGCTAAAATGTCATGTTTTCACTATTCGCGTTGGAGCATGAtcctttaataaaaagaaaaatattaaatcatTTGCCCGGATGACATGTGCAACATTCGGACTTACATGCGCTTATGGAGCTAAGCAAAACCTTCGGAATCGAaattttaacatgtatattttcaacaaataatctttatttttttaatttttttttgccaATATTTTGTTAGAATGTTTTAACCCCAACCAACAACATTTTCTCTTTTCCACAGAATTTACTTTTTGGCAATAAAACTTTACCACTATAGCCCGAAAAAAAGGTTAAATTGTTATTCAAACATTTCAATGTCGCTGCATTTGTTGCTATAAACGAATAGTTCATTTGATTGACTAGACGTTTGTGGGCATATGGCATGTTAAGGGACATTTTTACAATAACCTTACGTTATATTGTCCTGGACGTCTTTATACGATACAAACACTGGCCGCCGTCTGAGTGGTCTGGTTGCTGCAGTTTGCACGTTTTGTTGCGTCATCGCCGCAAAGTCAATCTTATACATCCACTTGTAGTTTTCACGCCAGTACAGGTACGTGGTTTGTTTAGCAAGGAACTTAGCCTCAAGCGTATGTTGAAGAGAGTCCTGCAGATATATATGTCCCATAACATGTCTAAATAAACTCAGGCCGGACCATGAATGATAATTAGTATGATTCGGATTGGTAACCCTCGCAGGTATATCCAGTTGTGGGACAAAATGCcggtatattttataaatgaaattgtcAGATTGAGATGGAATGTGAATTGCTTCGATTGGTTAAGTTCCTGTATGAATACTTGATTGTTAAGAATAAGGGAAAGAGGTTAAGTGTAGTATTTTATAATtagtcttgtttatatttttattgattgattgatttgatTGATGCTCAGGTAACAATGGTTATTAAAAagaatgtacatgtaataaaaatcCGTGAAAACATTTTATGGAACCTGACATTGAAACTTTTAAATAGTAAATACTACAATATAACTTAGTGCATAGCAATACTCCTAATATAGCTAAACACGTCCGAAGTCGTTTAACAGACGTTATTAAAAAAAGCGTGATTTAAGATATGCCCGAATTAATGTATCCAAGGATTTCATGTCaacgaaattaaataaatcaacaaaaaaGTGATTATAATAATTTTCCAATCGGCAAATTAACAATTAagaattgtttattatataataatatatttcgcTTATAAAGAACTATAAGACGGCAAAATTGACTATAAGTCACGTAtgtggctattgtaaaatctgaTATTTCAACTATTAACACataaacaacgaagataatacaatcaattattttcaaagtttAATATAGTTGTCTTAAGATGAAGATGGAAGCAATGTTCAGCTCTATCGAAGTGTATTTGTTTCGGCAATACAGAACTGATCTAAATTGtaagataatttatttaaaacaagctACTATAAGCACTCACAGGTTCAAACAACATGAATTGCCCGTCATCGTCCTTCTCGTACCATCGCCACTGAGTTACGTAGCTGTCCCCCACATCACCCGCCTCGTTGAAAGACATAGTGCTTAAACGCCTGACCTCCACATCGGAAAAAAAATTATCACGAATTGAGGCCCTGTTCAATGGTCCAAACGCTATTGTACATTCCAGATGTCCACATGCATACGGCTAAAATAATAcgtataacattttaattatttttatggaatgatgaaaatataattattataatggaTAAAATACAACTCATCGTCTAAATCTGCATAGTGATTTATTTGGTTTAAGTCAGGTTTTTATGTTTCGATTTTGGAATTGCTGTTGTTTAGTTAAGTATTTAATACTAGtattctttataaaatatttattgtttcacATCCAAATAAAATGGATAATGGGCAAACTTTGACGTCCTTAACTTACAAACTTGAAAGAATAGTTCTTCTTTCCCGGAGAACAGAACATTTGTTCAACACTTTCAGAATTCGGTAACGTGAACCAAGGTAACGTGAACCAACTACAAAGTTTTATCTGCCATAGGTAGGGTAAATGTTTGTCGCTATGAAGTTGTTCACACTTGTCTTGTTTACAGTTGCCATTGATATTACCAATGCAGAGAAACTTGCTGGATGCATCATCTTTGGAAAAGACATGTGTCTGTTTAGATCCAGCATAAACAGTGTGTACGCATAGCAGTCGCACCGATTGATCTGTCTGTTCTCGCTGTTCAGGAGTAAATACATTACTAATTTGAGATATTTCTTTGACAGCTTTACTCGATTTAGAAATCGGTTTAACACTTGACGACATTTCCTTTTTGGACCCTATAATTTCCTCGTGTGGTCCTCCAAATATTGGTCTTGACCCACATCCTGAAGTAGAAATGTCGAGCATTATATTAGCGTGGCTTATATAACTTGGCTGAGACATATTGCTTATAATGTTCAAACTAATAGAAGGATTTAAAGCCTTGCTTGATGCTGTGTGTTGCTATTACTGCTTCTTCATATATAATATGTTGTTGATTGATTCATTGGAAAAAAAGGAAGATCATAATTAAAAAGATCTTAAAAAACAATTGAATGTAATTTAAATACAGTATTCAAACGAGtggatattgttttatattactACGTTGAATTTAAATGAAATGCACGACAATAACACAGTCACGGGTTTAATCAGCTCGTTTACGATTACAAGTGAAATAATGCATATTACATATAAACTCAGTAAAATGTGCTTATAATATtcctcatatttataaaaaaaacacaagagatgtgtttgtcagaaacacaatgcctcctaatgcaccgctttgaaataaaatttatatttatcatttggcaagtaaaaaaaatatctccctttaaagctaatAACTACCCTTGGATTGtgtttattgacctttgaccttgaaggatgaccttgaagttGTCATTttaccacccaaaatgtgcagctccatgagatacacatgcatgccaaatatcaggttgctatcttcaatattgaaaaagttatgaccaaactttaacgaaggttaaagtttttgttaaagttttgggacagaatgacagacagacaggcatacagacagactgacagacaggctggccaaaaacaatatactccctcttcttccaAGAAGGGGGCATACAAACACTACAACTTAATACTGCTAAAAGGCAATTATTTGCTCTTTGTACGCCTCGTGTGTGTCATTAGTGTCGAGTATATAGGCCACatacaatatgtatttcattatTAGAACGCATTCCGCAAAATACTTTCTGGGAATAACATAACATGAggacaaatatgcaaaattatgttcgattgtTTAGTGTAGGCTATAAACGTTCGTATTACTTTATAGTTTCATCTTATTGAAACGTGTGTGCAACCATTTATCCTACACAATTATGCATGCATTTTACGTATACGTAAGCATTTGCAGTATTGAGTAAGTTTGCGTTCGGAAAATTTAGAAAATTTGCCCATTCGAATGGCGTACAATATTACCGCTGCATAAATAATGGCAAGAAATCTAGGTCAAAATTGAGCTTAGACATATGCATCTCAAATAAAACTCAACGATTATAATTATCAATTCATTTGACGCTTACCCTGTTCTAACAATTATAAACATGTCCAGGTTTTGAACAATCAAAATCCCATTAATTACATTACATGCAATCCAGACACAGCAATTAACAAAGCCTCTCTCTCACAAAATACCAAGGCTACGCCTTCTGATGCCATGACTTGCTAACGTCTAATGTACGTGTAATTCTGTGTACGTTTGTCTGTCTGTAAAGGTGttcaaattttataattattttcctGTTAAGTGTAGATCTTGTTAGCGATGGAGAAATATCACAGAGCTACAGAATGCATTATGCGTTTTTTCGGCGTAATGGAAATACATACTACAATATAAACACACAAGTATACCTTTTGTCGTTAGATCAGGTCGAATACCACTAGGGCTTGTGTAACGAGTTGAGAAGACTCTATCAATAGAACGCAAATTGCAATTGTGTTACTATAATTATTTCACAGATAGTGTATTTCAAATTTTTTCGTCGTTTTTTATCAGTGGTAAAAATGTGTAAAATTGTGGCGATCTGTAGCAAATATTCTTTGAAATTCATGAGCCAGTCTAAATAAATTTCtagttaatatattatataaaaatgtattcaaatatatattcGTTGTTAATTCAGTAATccactttatttaataaatatacgaATCAAACTTTGACATACATCTTTTTAAAAGAGCATCGATCCGACAGTGAAAATAGGTTGATCGAAGTGTAGCAGGACGTACAAATGTAGTGATCAACGCAGTTGTTGCATTTCCAAAAGTCCCCTTCATTTGGACACGTGCTGCAGAAATCACATGGAAACCAATCACTTGAAGCATCTGTAACCGAATTGTCATCAAATGTATTTGCTCCCTTACTGTTATATGCATGTAAAACGGATAACAAAGGAATATAACGAAAAGAAAGGTTTAAGTATGTTTTTCTTTCATAGAAAGCAAGGTTTGTTGAAACACTATGTAGACACTATTTAGAGTTAAAATAGCGGTATGTTTTATTGGTCTGTAAAATGAATATCACATCTATAAGTAATATATGTTTAAACGTTGAGTTTAAAACTACATTTGTGACGTGGAAGTGTTGCGTCCGGCAATTAGTTTCACATCTGGGTACGTTTTTGTCATTTGATCACTGTGCTCTATGTCCTATTTAAGAGCTCTTACAGGCCTTAATCGACCTTTCAAATATCCAGTTAGTGATTGTGATAAAGTTCGGAATAACTGTCATCTAAACTCGAATATCTAAACTACATCATACACAACCGTCGACTTGCATTTCGACAAGAGAGTCACAATGGTTACAGATCGTCATATGTATAACGGGGTGTAATCAGTTTCGAACAAATTGGCTTTCTTTGAATTATCTTGAAAAGGACGACAAACTAATTCCttataccaaatatcaaagctgTATGCTTTGTGATTTCATGAAATGTTCTACGATATACAGCTTTAActttcaatattaaacatttaacccCCACACCAACAGACAGAGGCAATTTTACCCCTATgtcatgatttgaaaaaaaacaacagtagaGGGccacaattatttgtattatcaaaCTCGACTAAGAACAAGTGTTCTGACCAAGGTTCTTGACGATTGGacttgaaatgtgacttctagagtggtaaGATAGGCCGAGATATTATAAcgacaaatgttctaaccaagtttcataaggatTCCAGCGCTATAATTAATATGCATTTGACGCAAAAACGTAACCCAAATCCACGGACAtctattgtattttattgttaatctcaattaaagaaaatattatctAAGACCGGAGAGTCTGTTGGTCTATGCATTGTGTTCCctggaataaaataataatattaatcgAGCAACAATCCGCACCGATATAATTCAGTATGTCTTGAAGTGACTTGTCCCTATATTTGGGGCATTTTTAAGTTTATCGCGGGATATCGACCCGGATCGTTCATCTTACAAAGTTTCGACGACGATCACAGATTTATTACACTATGCGTATTTTAAATTATGAAAGCAAACCACGTGCTACCACAAAACGTAACAACAACAGGACCACGGGCCCTGACTGCTAGAGTGTTTACgcgctttttctttaatttaacttattgacctagttttttaactTATGTGAGCTAGTTTCAAAGTAGGCCAAGATATTAAAacgacaaatgttctgaccaagtttcatgatgattccagCGCTATAATCAATAGGCGTTGGACCCAAAGACGTTATTTAAACTGACGATTTGTGTTTGCCACATGAAGGATTAGTTAAAGAATATActtaaagaaacaaacaacatcatgtcattattatcaatttattcagACAATGATTTGTCAGGATTTGGTGGATGCAACCTGTTAGTGGTGACtttttatcatgcatttaattATTTCGGATAGGCAGTGGCTTTTACGAATGTCGGATCACGAATTAAGAAATTAAGATCGGTATACAAATCCACTGAAATCTACGCATATCAAACGCATCGaatattgtttatctaaattaaaaataatacctAGAGCCGGAGTGTCTGCCGGGCTATGCATTGTTTTCCctgaaatcaaataataacattaatcaaGCAACAATCCGCTCAAATAAAATTGAGAATGTCTTGCAGATCATAAAAAGCATCAACTCTAAAGATTGAACGCAATTAAAGAGCGGAAGTATAACATCATTAACATAATGTTTaccttaaaattatgttttttaatagttTGACTCTGGCAGATAGGAAACTGGTTCGTCCATATCAAAAAGCTTCGACCATATTCACAGATAAATTGCACTGTGCGTCTTTTAGCTGAAGGCAATCAACGTGCTAACACAACAACTAACAACATCAGGACCATGGGCCATACGGAGCTTACCTGAGACCtgaaggaactaaactattctaaGAAAATGGAGttcagaataaaaaaagtattttatgaaagaaatattttatttatatgcacatttgtatttttaaactcggctgagatatcaataaaaacaagtttTCTGAGCAAGTTTATTGAAGATGGACTTcgaatgtgacttctagagtggtaacaagctttttctttaattgaaCATAGTAACCTATTTTTACCTCATGTGACCCAGTTTGAAAATAGACCGAGATATTATAACGGCAAATAGTCtaaccaagcttcatgaagattcTATTGCTATAACCAATATGCATTTGACCGTAAGACGTAACAAAAATCCACGGAGATCTATTCTATTCGTTTGTTAATcaaaattaaagattttttttacctaAGACCGGAGAGTCTGTCGGTCTATGTATTGTGTTCTCTGGAATACAATTATAACATTAATCAAGCAACAATCCGCTCCGATATTATTCAGTATGTCTTGAAGTGACTTGTCCCCATATTTGGGGTATTTTTCAAGTTTATCGCGGGATATTGACCCGGATCGTTCATATCACAAAGTTTTGGCGATGATCACAGATAAATTACATTATGCGTATTTAATTTTATGAAAGCAATCCACGTGCTACCACAAAACGTAACAACAACAGGACCATAGGTTCCACTAAGCTTACCTCGGATCCGAAGGACCTGTTCTTAGAAGATTGAGTTTAGAATAATAAAAGTACACtaagaaacacatatttaatttatatgcacATGTTAATGTCAAACGTGGCCCATATATCATTAAAGCAAATGTTCTCAACAAGTTTCTCGACGATATGACTTGAAATGTGTctgctagagtgttcacacgctTGTTCTTTAATGTAACTTAGTAACATAGTTGTTTACCGCATATGACCTAGTTTCAAAATCGACAATAACgacaaatgttcagatcaagtctcatgaagattggatataCAATGTTAATACCAGAGTGTTAAAAATGCTTTACTATGGCCATgcaaggaaaactgcccacctTTTTGCTGCCGTAtgtttcaacggaccggaacaattttgGCTCAGATATAATAATCTTGAGCACAGTTTGAACacgtttcaagaagattggacaataaagcgacttctagagtgttaacaagcttttctTATTATTTGGCGTAGTGAAATAATTTATCACCTCAAGTGATCCATTTTCATACTCAGACGAGATTAAATtggggcaaatgttctgaccaatttgtATGAAGATTGAATAATAAATGTCGCAAATAGAGTGTTAGTTAGGTTTTACTAAACCTATACATATATAATTGCACCGCTCCCtgacaaccatgtttttcaacggaccaaaaCCTTTTTTAAACTCGGCCAAAGTATCATTATACAAAACGTTCTGAATAAAACTGCCCGCctcctggtgcccatgtttttaaCGAACCAGAACAATTTTCGATATCGGCCAATTTAGTATAAGAACAAATggtcttaccaagtttcatgatgattggactaaAAATCTGACTTCAAGGTTGTTAACAACACTGCACTGTAGTCATATAGGGAACAATACCATGCCCCCTGGGACCATGTTTATCGACGAGACATCATTATAACAAATTGTCTGACCAGGTTCATGACAATTCCTATAAAtttgacctctagagtgtaaagAAAGTTTCACAATAAcgatataaggaaaactgcctcaccCCTAGGCGGCCATGATTTTCGACCAACtacaaccattttcgaactcaggcGAGACATCCTTAGACCAAATGTTCCGACGAGGTTTCAAGAAAATTCTATTattaatgtgacttctatagtgtgaacaggctttttatttaaaatgatattgtGAACTAGTGTTCCGCTCACATGACCAAGTTACTCGGCCAAGATATCATCGGgccaaatgttctgaccaagtacTATGAAGATtggcaaataaatgtggcctctagagtgttaccaagATACATGTTGACGATGGACGATGCACGACGCTCTACGAATAACGGACAAATGGCAATCACGAAAGCTCAACAAGAGCACGTTTAGCTCAGGTGggcttaaaacaaacaaaaacattgaccCCAAACAATCTTACCTATTGTTGTGCAACTTATCAATTAATAATTGGGCATATTAAGAAATcacaaaatattatcaatatcTCATTTTCATATTACCACGCTGTAGTCGTAAACAGAGCTGTAACTccgtcttatatatatatataaaatatggcTCAAGCTTCTTGCTCCTTATTGGCTGAAATGTTCACCATGTGTAATTTGTCATTATGAATATTTGATTCAATGACACCAATTGTCGCTGGTCAAAACGCGGTATTCTTGTAAATGTCGATGCGTCATAATCGAGTCAAACTCTAATTATGAGCTTCAAAACCAAGATTTCAAGGTCACATGAAAGCCCTGCAGATaacattttaaacttttaattataGAGTCTCAGTCACATTTATTTCAATTGGATTATTTTCATACATAGAACGCTATATTTTCACTGACAATTCAGTGACTTTTATTGACCGTTTTCTCAGTTTTGAGTTCAATGACTTGTTGAGTACTTAGCATACAATTCACCACAATTGTATATGAAGGTACGAActttttgggtaggaaaaaaatggttacaaacattttgggtacacaaattatgcaaaaaaaaatgggttGAAAAAGATTTGGATAcgcaaaaaaattgggtaggaaaaaaaaattgggtacgacaaaaattaggtacgagcaaaaattaggtacgaaaacaattgggtacgaaaaatgtagggtacaaaaaaatgggggtacagggaagtagtatccgtggggaacttgatccagtcagcgaaactgggaggcgggttacattctcgatcaaatataacaagaaatatctttaagatattcgacgtgtattttctgtaccacttatcttaaaaaaacgttatgttacagtaaaatgtttgtgggttataatataacgtttcagcatataaattcaaaacttgacatgctctttaatttcaccatgcactttaatttcacatgtttatcataccaaactgtatatttcgttgtttcctttcctaagttaatgatgctctACGGACgttatttcacatgcccatgtgcatgaacatataatttttatcttttgattattttttttctttaattcaataagcttgggcatgtttgttcgttaagtacagcaataatttcatgatgatttcggaaagtaggtatgagcacaaaGTCGTAAGAGcccttgaatacgtgagttcgcctatgaacacatggtaaggttaactaaatctccgcgatatgacctaacatgtgtttaaaacagcaaacaatatccaacaaacgaatgaataatcaaacatagtatgtgtactgatgtggctctgtaatttctgtttgaaaagtttactaaatttgcaaaatgagaaagcacgc containing:
- the LOC127842269 gene encoding protein mono-ADP-ribosyltransferase PARP12-like, which encodes MHSPADTPALDASSDWFPCDFCSTCPNEGDFWKCNNCVDHYICTSCYTSINLFSLSDRCSFKKIVFSTRYTSPSGIRPDLTTKGCGSRPIFGGPHEEIIGSKKEMSSSVKPISKSSKAVKEISQISNVFTPEQREQTDQSVRLLCVHTVYAGSKQTHVFSKDDASSKFLCIGNINGNCKQDKCEQLHSDKHLPYLWQIKLCSWFTLPWFTLPNSESVEQMFCSPGKKNYSFKFPYACGHLECTIAFGPLNRASIRDNFFSDVEVRRLSTMSFNEAGDVGDSYVTQWRWYEKDDDGQFMLFEPDSLQHTLEAKFLAKQTTYLYWRENYKWMYKIDFAAMTQQNVQTAATRPLRRRPVFVSYKDVQDNITPPCLAPPQVIDIALPPSWVPWDVAHPFELIQLSHMETEFKKVSTNFFKTASRDKFTLTAVFRIQNHALLSAFCNHEKIMLNNQRRLGDSKPLNKRHLFHGTDSLDTVRGICVNNFDVRLCGKNGNMYGQGVYFARDAKYSHQFTRPDKEMERFMLQANVLVGHYAKGKSQYRWPPEKPEKDHELFDSCVDDEHNPSMFVLFDKNAYYPEYLIQYTDTSISTTRSRSKHFKSSNGSSVSNSVPPSSVLQAPPQTFRLPGSPVSMHVLNASSSMSSTAMPQTSPAPNTITSVWYPTPVPAHSNNQLSIQPSNATTSFIGSHLPSSQMNSVNSNRVVPFTAVSLTTPPPNYTVPILHCTPARSHSHNSLSLAPPNVIGSPCQPWQSMSMYASNYTNSFSNPLHALASNSAYSFSNPPPAHSTHTPPGYTFHAHN